In a single window of the Neodiprion virginianus isolate iyNeoVirg1 chromosome 1, iyNeoVirg1.1, whole genome shotgun sequence genome:
- the LOC124308470 gene encoding uncharacterized protein LOC124308470 isoform X2 gives MSASEEGMIYFAYQGDDYDDDRGSNLPGASTEQLITLGESKGKPDGTTRDTVNDAVTDHDYIDLIQDKQIDQLSNIEDGTIIIIHDQDEVDESASPNPVVVAPPKEQQTFSQITNLSQLKKVTPRLKLPSSEQNLVKGLAELRKMNTQLRDKRTAAISDEAKQQLKKYCRTCAGLKLPLVDIFSDKVSENEGTADRFEDVTDPNRNDDNESIEEFDPEDLPLHADSSEYDGSNDERDEPEFQKVKKAYTESESHKGELSATPAVYQYDDTKKAYVKYEAGDSKENLRNPVKQVIKTETEEDVTDSKEQPNILKKRLSVPLTSKSVLDAVETGLSVDLNSSTISEKTLQKLSVNHPMSIGSKDEDGIMYVTVKGSKPNELLLVKVKKMDKPGEKTEDTNLSHTAIDMKPVDRMLKKYEALKMKEKDLFSDKFRKPDIREQIIEEQIEEYKRRREQVLGSNSTMTTDNGSFKSIKTEGKSTYRTYSQNTGEESCTIKIKDDPGDLEACEENPCNEESRADGEKSDECHSSTDKPYPSSEDYLARLARLEQKWEEAKQKRESLQKEFDESCIEGNQEKLERILGEKDKNLKEFEDYLKQRKIVINRLKDEDIISLYENRHNMVMKEDVELSQNSGDDMFVIEETIPLEDYLECDYCPATFPFNDVLQEHMKTHDYKILHYCEDCNTEFSTNKARKNHNITCMQKLICKYCELMLDSKGKKRQHEQKHCDSMYGQLCDYCGEKFKHQGTLDQHIKMQHMSWEKVFQCPKCPKKFAFKQKLSFHVKSVHTTLRAFLCEDCGADFKNPASLRHHRIRKHQPVGNKRECTVCHKLVPFYSLSKHMHTHKAYTIQCPHCDKMFKNSSTLKQHVRIHEDQRQYRCDICGVGFNRRDGLRLHMRVHEKTDSRGLKECSCQVCGEKFPNHSMLVIHRNRVHKDGRQYTCHICNRSMISPRSLEWHMSHIHNQALPGEVKSDPLAPTEKKRVTCYHCEKTFKTEMILRTHIKNTHVKKDPMKCAECDEVFTSEVRMRHHMMVVHNRLEGTLPCPHCPKRFVNQLRLKTHMISHSEERPYTCEICGFNLKTKIQLIKHHQNRHSDERPLQCRFCPWRCKQVSALVCHERTHTNERPYACSVCRQRFKYLGDKNKHERRHESLGGSGFKRIVTGRNTKQPKIQAVELTSCSEQDQEDYEQAQAHYGNEDQTDDQYVDEKMEKYEPEDMGEEYEQAYDQDYETSREASEAAEVIMNMEDGTVYTEEVTAENLESAEIITDEMTDQILQSGTVVHFQQQVDTGKIQVIPVMLSLPDLTDANSEVNLATASIMYNANEDGVL, from the exons ATGAGTGCCTCTGAGGAGGGAATGATATATTTTGCCTACCAAGGCGACGACTATGACGATGATAGGGGTAGCAATTTACCAGGAGCATCCACCGAACAGCTGATAACATTGGGAGAATCCAAAGGGAAGCCCGATGGAACAACTAGGGACACCGTCAATGATGCCGTAACAGACCACGACTACATCGATCTCATTCAGGATAAGCAAATTGACCAATTGTCTAACATTGAGGATGGAACGATAATCATTATACATGATCAGGATGAAGTTGACGAGAGCGCTTCACCAAACCCTGTGGTTGTTGCTCCGCCTAAGGAACAGCaaacattttctcaaattacaaatttatcaCAATTAAAGAAAGTAACGCCTCGATTAAAGTTGCCTAGTTCTGAGCAAAATTTAGTGAAGGGATTAGCCGAGTTGAGGAAAATGAATACTCAATTACGAGACAAACGAACTGCGGCAATATCAGATGAGGCTAAACAACAGTTGAAAAAGTATTGCCGGACTTGCGCGGGATTGAAACTTCCACTGGTAGATATATTCAGCGACAAAG TTTCAGAGAATGAGGGCACAGCAGATAGGTTCGAAGATGTCACAGATCCTAATCGCAACGACGACAATGAATCAATCGAGGAATTCGACCCAGAAGATCTACCACTACATGCGGATAGCTCTGAATATGATGGGTCTAATGACGAACGTGATGAGCCTGAATTCCAGAAGGTTAAAAAAGCATATACTGAGTCTGAATCACACAAGGGAGAACTCTCGGCAACCCCTGCAGTATATCAATACGATGATACAAAAAAGGCCTATGTTAAATACGAGGCTGGAGACAGTAAAGAAAATCTGCGTAACCCAGTGAAACAGGTAATAAAAACAGAAACCGAAGAGGATGTCACTGATTCAAAAGAACAGCCAAACATATTAAAGAAAAGACTGTCGGTACCTCTTACGTCCAAGTCAGTCCTGGATGCTGTAGAAACCGGTCTTTCGGTAGATTTGAATAGTTCTACCATCTCAGAAAAAACCCTGCAAAAGTTGAGTGTGAATCATCCGATGAGCATTGGTTCTAAAGACGAAGATGGAATTATGTATGTAACAGTTAAAGGATCCAAGCCAAATGAATTGTTATTGgtaaaagttaaaaaaatggACAAGCCAGGAGAAAAGACCGAAGATACAAATCTCTCCCATACAGCGATCGATATGAAACCAGTAGACAGAATGCTGAAAAAGTATGAGgcattgaaaatgaaagaaaaagatttgttttccgataaatttcgaaaaccTGACATCAGAGAGCAAATAATAGAGGAACAAATAGAAGaatataaaagaagaagagaacaAGTTCTAGGCTCCAATAGTACGATGACCACCGACAATGGATCATTCAAATCAATAAAAACAGAAGGGAAATCGACATATCGCACATATTCTCAAAATACTGGAGAAGAAAGTTGTaccataaaaataaaagacgaTCCAGGTGATTTGGAGGCTTGCGAAGAAAATCCATGTAACGAAGAGTCTCGGGCAGATGGTGAAAAATCAGACGAGTGCCACTCATCAACGGATAAACCTTACCCAAGTTCTGAGGATTACTTGGCTAGGTTGGCTCGACTTGAACAAAAATGGGAAGAGGCTAAGCAGAAACGAGAATCTTTGCAAAAAGAATTTGATGAATCGTGTATTGAGGGTAACCAGGAAAAATTGGAACGAATATTGGGAGAAAaggacaaaaatttgaaagagttTGAGGATTATTTGAAACAGAGAAAGATTGTGATAAATAGATTGAAAGATGAAGATATAATATCACTGTACGAGAATAGGCACAACATGGTGATGAAAGAAGATGTAGAGTTGTCGCAGAATTCTGGTGATGATATGTTTGTTATTGAAGAAACAATTCCCCTTGaagattatttggaatgtgaTTATTGTCCAGCTACATTTCCTTTCAACGACGTGCTTCAAGAACACATGAAGACGCACGATTACAAAATACTGCACTATTGTGAAGACTGTAACACAGAATTCTCAACTAACaaagcaagaaaaaatcacaacaTTACGTGCATGCAAAAGTTGATATGCAAATACTGCGAATTGATGTTAGATTCAAAGGGTAAAAAACGACAGCATGAACAGAAACATTGCGACAGTATGTATGGCCAGCTATGCGATTACTGTggggaaaaattcaaacatcaAGGAACGCTGGATCAGCACATTAAAATGCAGCACATGAGCTGGGAAAAAGTATTTCAGTGTCCGAAATGCCCTAAAAAGTTTGCATTCAAGCAGAAGTTGAGCTTTCATGTAAAATCTGTCCACACAACACTGAGAGCTTTTCTCTGCGAGGATTGTGGTGCAGATTTTAAAAATCCTGCAAGTCTACGGCACCATAGGATTCGCAAACATCAGCCTGTGGGTAACAAAAGAGAATGTACAGTTTGCCACAAACTGGTGCCATTTTATAGTCTGTCTAAGCATATGCATACACACAAAGCTTACACCATACAATGTCCGCACTGCGATAAGATGTTCAAAAACAGTTCAACGCTGAAGCAACACGTTAGAATTCATGAGGACCAAAGACAATACAGATGCGATATTTGCGGTGTAGGATTTAATCGAAGAGACGGTTTAAGACTGCACATGAGAGTGCACGAGAAAACCGATAGTCGGGGTTTGAAGGAATGCTCGTGCCAAGTATGCGGCGAGAAATTCCCGAATCATTCGATGCTTGTGATTCACAGGAACAGAGTTCACAAGGATGGAAGACAGTACACTTGTCACATCTGTAACAGATCAATGATCTCCCCTCGGTCTTTGGAATGGCACATGTCTCACATTCATAATCAGGCTCTGCCTGGTGAAGTGAAGTCGGATCCGTTAGCACCTACTGAAAAGAAACGAGTAACTTGTTACCATTGCGAAAAAACTTTTAAGACAGAAATGATTTTACGTACTCACATTAAAAATACGCATGTTAAAAAGGATCCTATGAAATGCGCCGAGTGCGATGAGGTGTTCACGTCAGAGGTCAGAATGCGACACCATATGATGGTGGTGCACAATAGGCTCGAGGGAACATTGCCATGTCCGCATTGTCCGAAAAGATTTGTTAATCAACTTCGATTAAAAACGCACATGATCTCACATTCTGAAGAGAGACCGTACACATGCGAGATATGCGGCTTTAATCTGAAAACTAAAATTCAGTTAATAAAACATCATCAAAATAGACACAGTGACGAACGACCATTGCAATGCAGATTTTGTCCATGGAGATGCAAACAAGTCAGTGCTCTTGTTTGTCATGAAAGAACGCACACTAATGAAAGACCCTACGCCTGCAGTGTTTGCAGACAACGCTTCAAGTATCTGGGTGACAAAAATAAGCATGAAAGAAGACATGAAAGTTTGGGAGGATCAGGATTCAAGAGAATTGTAACAGGCAGAAATACAAAACAGCCAAAAATACAAGCAGTGGAACTTACTTCCTGCTCCGAGCAAGATCAGGAAGACTACGAGCAAGCTCAAGCTCATTATGGTAATGAAGACCAAACCGACGATCAGTATGTGGATGAAAAGATGGAGAAATACGAGCCCGAGGATATGGGAGAAGAATACGAACAGGCATATGATCAG gaCTACGAGACCTCGAGAGAGGCTTCGGAAGCGGCGGAAGTTATAATGAACATGGAAGATGGTACGGTATACACCGAGGAAGTGACTGCGGAGAACCTCGAGAGTGCGGAGATTATAACTGACGAAATGACGGATCAAATCCTGCAGTCTGGAACAGTTGTACATTTTCAACAGCAAGTTGATACTGGAAAAATACAAGTTATTCCAGTTATGTTATCTTTGCCGGACCTAACTGATGCCAATTCTGAGGTTAATCTTGCTACAGCTTCTATTATGTACAATGCCAACGAAGATGGAGTCCTATAG
- the LOC124308470 gene encoding uncharacterized protein LOC124308470 isoform X1: protein MSASEEGMIYFAYQGDDYDDDRGSNLPGASTEQLITLGESKGKPDGTTRDTVNDAVTDHDYIDLIQDKQIDQLSNIEDGTIIIIHDQDEVDESASPNPVVVAPPKEQQTFSQITNLSQLKKVTPRLKLPSSEQNLVKGLAELRKMNTQLRDKRTAAISDEAKQQLKKYCRTCAGLKLPLVDIFSDKGMQMRLNQQMKHLEDIDQNDSLSTQMCMDCICDLKMSYKFFMQIKKAEFKLKSMYTALSEPLGNERPSSKELQSSETSKIITWNTPVVKIEKDVHTYAKKKTNNTASVPKSVGPPKMSSFRSLQENSNTAKLLPIKLKEEPLSVSENEGTADRFEDVTDPNRNDDNESIEEFDPEDLPLHADSSEYDGSNDERDEPEFQKVKKAYTESESHKGELSATPAVYQYDDTKKAYVKYEAGDSKENLRNPVKQVIKTETEEDVTDSKEQPNILKKRLSVPLTSKSVLDAVETGLSVDLNSSTISEKTLQKLSVNHPMSIGSKDEDGIMYVTVKGSKPNELLLVKVKKMDKPGEKTEDTNLSHTAIDMKPVDRMLKKYEALKMKEKDLFSDKFRKPDIREQIIEEQIEEYKRRREQVLGSNSTMTTDNGSFKSIKTEGKSTYRTYSQNTGEESCTIKIKDDPGDLEACEENPCNEESRADGEKSDECHSSTDKPYPSSEDYLARLARLEQKWEEAKQKRESLQKEFDESCIEGNQEKLERILGEKDKNLKEFEDYLKQRKIVINRLKDEDIISLYENRHNMVMKEDVELSQNSGDDMFVIEETIPLEDYLECDYCPATFPFNDVLQEHMKTHDYKILHYCEDCNTEFSTNKARKNHNITCMQKLICKYCELMLDSKGKKRQHEQKHCDSMYGQLCDYCGEKFKHQGTLDQHIKMQHMSWEKVFQCPKCPKKFAFKQKLSFHVKSVHTTLRAFLCEDCGADFKNPASLRHHRIRKHQPVGNKRECTVCHKLVPFYSLSKHMHTHKAYTIQCPHCDKMFKNSSTLKQHVRIHEDQRQYRCDICGVGFNRRDGLRLHMRVHEKTDSRGLKECSCQVCGEKFPNHSMLVIHRNRVHKDGRQYTCHICNRSMISPRSLEWHMSHIHNQALPGEVKSDPLAPTEKKRVTCYHCEKTFKTEMILRTHIKNTHVKKDPMKCAECDEVFTSEVRMRHHMMVVHNRLEGTLPCPHCPKRFVNQLRLKTHMISHSEERPYTCEICGFNLKTKIQLIKHHQNRHSDERPLQCRFCPWRCKQVSALVCHERTHTNERPYACSVCRQRFKYLGDKNKHERRHESLGGSGFKRIVTGRNTKQPKIQAVELTSCSEQDQEDYEQAQAHYGNEDQTDDQYVDEKMEKYEPEDMGEEYEQAYDQDYETSREASEAAEVIMNMEDGTVYTEEVTAENLESAEIITDEMTDQILQSGTVVHFQQQVDTGKIQVIPVMLSLPDLTDANSEVNLATASIMYNANEDGVL, encoded by the exons ATGAGTGCCTCTGAGGAGGGAATGATATATTTTGCCTACCAAGGCGACGACTATGACGATGATAGGGGTAGCAATTTACCAGGAGCATCCACCGAACAGCTGATAACATTGGGAGAATCCAAAGGGAAGCCCGATGGAACAACTAGGGACACCGTCAATGATGCCGTAACAGACCACGACTACATCGATCTCATTCAGGATAAGCAAATTGACCAATTGTCTAACATTGAGGATGGAACGATAATCATTATACATGATCAGGATGAAGTTGACGAGAGCGCTTCACCAAACCCTGTGGTTGTTGCTCCGCCTAAGGAACAGCaaacattttctcaaattacaaatttatcaCAATTAAAGAAAGTAACGCCTCGATTAAAGTTGCCTAGTTCTGAGCAAAATTTAGTGAAGGGATTAGCCGAGTTGAGGAAAATGAATACTCAATTACGAGACAAACGAACTGCGGCAATATCAGATGAGGCTAAACAACAGTTGAAAAAGTATTGCCGGACTTGCGCGGGATTGAAACTTCCACTGGTAGATATATTCAGCGACAAAGGTATGCAGATGCGACTTAATCAGCAAATGAAACATTTAGAGGACATAGATCAAAATGATAGTTTATCAACGCAAATGTGTATGGATTGCATATGCGATTTGAAAATgagttacaaatttttcatgcaaattaAAAAGGCAGAGTTTAAACTAAAGTCTATGTACACGGCACTCAGTGAGCCCTTGGGTAATGAACGACCCTCTTCGAAGGAGTTACAATCTAGCGAAACGAGCAAAATTATCACTTGGAACACTCCCGTAGTAAAGATTGAAAAAGATGTGCACACTTACGCTAAGAAAAAGACAAATAATACTGCAAGTGTACCTAAATCCGTTGGACCGCCCAAAATGTCCTCATTTCGTTCACTGCAAGAGAATTCTAATACTGCAAAATTGCTCCCAATTAAATTGAAAGAGGAACCGTTATCAGTTTCAGAGAATGAGGGCACAGCAGATAGGTTCGAAGATGTCACAGATCCTAATCGCAACGACGACAATGAATCAATCGAGGAATTCGACCCAGAAGATCTACCACTACATGCGGATAGCTCTGAATATGATGGGTCTAATGACGAACGTGATGAGCCTGAATTCCAGAAGGTTAAAAAAGCATATACTGAGTCTGAATCACACAAGGGAGAACTCTCGGCAACCCCTGCAGTATATCAATACGATGATACAAAAAAGGCCTATGTTAAATACGAGGCTGGAGACAGTAAAGAAAATCTGCGTAACCCAGTGAAACAGGTAATAAAAACAGAAACCGAAGAGGATGTCACTGATTCAAAAGAACAGCCAAACATATTAAAGAAAAGACTGTCGGTACCTCTTACGTCCAAGTCAGTCCTGGATGCTGTAGAAACCGGTCTTTCGGTAGATTTGAATAGTTCTACCATCTCAGAAAAAACCCTGCAAAAGTTGAGTGTGAATCATCCGATGAGCATTGGTTCTAAAGACGAAGATGGAATTATGTATGTAACAGTTAAAGGATCCAAGCCAAATGAATTGTTATTGgtaaaagttaaaaaaatggACAAGCCAGGAGAAAAGACCGAAGATACAAATCTCTCCCATACAGCGATCGATATGAAACCAGTAGACAGAATGCTGAAAAAGTATGAGgcattgaaaatgaaagaaaaagatttgttttccgataaatttcgaaaaccTGACATCAGAGAGCAAATAATAGAGGAACAAATAGAAGaatataaaagaagaagagaacaAGTTCTAGGCTCCAATAGTACGATGACCACCGACAATGGATCATTCAAATCAATAAAAACAGAAGGGAAATCGACATATCGCACATATTCTCAAAATACTGGAGAAGAAAGTTGTaccataaaaataaaagacgaTCCAGGTGATTTGGAGGCTTGCGAAGAAAATCCATGTAACGAAGAGTCTCGGGCAGATGGTGAAAAATCAGACGAGTGCCACTCATCAACGGATAAACCTTACCCAAGTTCTGAGGATTACTTGGCTAGGTTGGCTCGACTTGAACAAAAATGGGAAGAGGCTAAGCAGAAACGAGAATCTTTGCAAAAAGAATTTGATGAATCGTGTATTGAGGGTAACCAGGAAAAATTGGAACGAATATTGGGAGAAAaggacaaaaatttgaaagagttTGAGGATTATTTGAAACAGAGAAAGATTGTGATAAATAGATTGAAAGATGAAGATATAATATCACTGTACGAGAATAGGCACAACATGGTGATGAAAGAAGATGTAGAGTTGTCGCAGAATTCTGGTGATGATATGTTTGTTATTGAAGAAACAATTCCCCTTGaagattatttggaatgtgaTTATTGTCCAGCTACATTTCCTTTCAACGACGTGCTTCAAGAACACATGAAGACGCACGATTACAAAATACTGCACTATTGTGAAGACTGTAACACAGAATTCTCAACTAACaaagcaagaaaaaatcacaacaTTACGTGCATGCAAAAGTTGATATGCAAATACTGCGAATTGATGTTAGATTCAAAGGGTAAAAAACGACAGCATGAACAGAAACATTGCGACAGTATGTATGGCCAGCTATGCGATTACTGTggggaaaaattcaaacatcaAGGAACGCTGGATCAGCACATTAAAATGCAGCACATGAGCTGGGAAAAAGTATTTCAGTGTCCGAAATGCCCTAAAAAGTTTGCATTCAAGCAGAAGTTGAGCTTTCATGTAAAATCTGTCCACACAACACTGAGAGCTTTTCTCTGCGAGGATTGTGGTGCAGATTTTAAAAATCCTGCAAGTCTACGGCACCATAGGATTCGCAAACATCAGCCTGTGGGTAACAAAAGAGAATGTACAGTTTGCCACAAACTGGTGCCATTTTATAGTCTGTCTAAGCATATGCATACACACAAAGCTTACACCATACAATGTCCGCACTGCGATAAGATGTTCAAAAACAGTTCAACGCTGAAGCAACACGTTAGAATTCATGAGGACCAAAGACAATACAGATGCGATATTTGCGGTGTAGGATTTAATCGAAGAGACGGTTTAAGACTGCACATGAGAGTGCACGAGAAAACCGATAGTCGGGGTTTGAAGGAATGCTCGTGCCAAGTATGCGGCGAGAAATTCCCGAATCATTCGATGCTTGTGATTCACAGGAACAGAGTTCACAAGGATGGAAGACAGTACACTTGTCACATCTGTAACAGATCAATGATCTCCCCTCGGTCTTTGGAATGGCACATGTCTCACATTCATAATCAGGCTCTGCCTGGTGAAGTGAAGTCGGATCCGTTAGCACCTACTGAAAAGAAACGAGTAACTTGTTACCATTGCGAAAAAACTTTTAAGACAGAAATGATTTTACGTACTCACATTAAAAATACGCATGTTAAAAAGGATCCTATGAAATGCGCCGAGTGCGATGAGGTGTTCACGTCAGAGGTCAGAATGCGACACCATATGATGGTGGTGCACAATAGGCTCGAGGGAACATTGCCATGTCCGCATTGTCCGAAAAGATTTGTTAATCAACTTCGATTAAAAACGCACATGATCTCACATTCTGAAGAGAGACCGTACACATGCGAGATATGCGGCTTTAATCTGAAAACTAAAATTCAGTTAATAAAACATCATCAAAATAGACACAGTGACGAACGACCATTGCAATGCAGATTTTGTCCATGGAGATGCAAACAAGTCAGTGCTCTTGTTTGTCATGAAAGAACGCACACTAATGAAAGACCCTACGCCTGCAGTGTTTGCAGACAACGCTTCAAGTATCTGGGTGACAAAAATAAGCATGAAAGAAGACATGAAAGTTTGGGAGGATCAGGATTCAAGAGAATTGTAACAGGCAGAAATACAAAACAGCCAAAAATACAAGCAGTGGAACTTACTTCCTGCTCCGAGCAAGATCAGGAAGACTACGAGCAAGCTCAAGCTCATTATGGTAATGAAGACCAAACCGACGATCAGTATGTGGATGAAAAGATGGAGAAATACGAGCCCGAGGATATGGGAGAAGAATACGAACAGGCATATGATCAG gaCTACGAGACCTCGAGAGAGGCTTCGGAAGCGGCGGAAGTTATAATGAACATGGAAGATGGTACGGTATACACCGAGGAAGTGACTGCGGAGAACCTCGAGAGTGCGGAGATTATAACTGACGAAATGACGGATCAAATCCTGCAGTCTGGAACAGTTGTACATTTTCAACAGCAAGTTGATACTGGAAAAATACAAGTTATTCCAGTTATGTTATCTTTGCCGGACCTAACTGATGCCAATTCTGAGGTTAATCTTGCTACAGCTTCTATTATGTACAATGCCAACGAAGATGGAGTCCTATAG